TGTTTTGTCTCTTTCAATGTGTGCAGGTTGATCACTGCTTTGTCGTTGGTCCTTATATCAGGTCAATTTTTTCACCTTCAATCTTTATTTTCCCTTTGGCATTGATGCTGAGGTCTCCCTGGGTATTGATTGAAATACCACTCTGGGCCAGCTCTATTTTATTTTCATTGGCATCTGCGAGGGTTATTTTCTTATTTTTTTTGTCGATGGTGATATAATTTTCATCGGAAGTTGCGAGGGTAACTACCTCATTGTCTTCATCAAAAAGCAACCTGTAGCCTGACTTCAGGAAGATGCCTTTCTGTCCGTTGGTTTTGGTCACTGCCATGGGTACCTGCCGTGATGAGCTATGCATGGCCCCCAGTATGATCACTTGCCGGGGGTCATCATTCAAAAAGCCTACGACTACTTCATCGTTCTTTTCAGGTCTGAAGAGTATGCCTGTCTTATCTCCGGCATAGACGGAAGAGAGGCGTGCCCATACGGTACCTTCGGCACCAAATGCGGGTATGGCTACTTTTACTTTGTATTGTTTTTCCTTGTCTTCTTCAAATGCCTGGACTATCCCCACATGCAGGCCATTGACTCCGGGCAGGAGTCCGGCTGCCTGGGTATCTACTATATTTTTTGAGGATGAAAACCAATCGGCTCCCATTCCAATATATATTTCAGTGGTCCAGCTACTACTATCGGCACATTCATGGATCACTCTGGAGACGATGTTCTTTCCTGAATTTTGTTTGCCTACGCCTTTGATCTCCAGCGTATCTCCAACTTTGATTTTGTTATCCTTACCACGCAGTTTTACGGAGCCTGTGAGCAGTGACATCCTGGATTTCATCATATGTGAGTCTGCCCAGGACTGGAGTTCTTCCGTGCCCATAGGAACCGGATGGAAAAGGCTGGTGCCCTCTGACCCGAATGATTGGGCAACCTTTTCGCCGTCCAGGTTTCCTGTTTTGAGCTCATATGTTCCTTTTTCCGGTGATGTGACCTGAAGTTTGGCTCCATTCCACCCGCGGGCTTCAACCTGGGTGTATTGATCGCTGCCATTTACCTGCAGGTTTACATCGAGTATATGTGCGGGTCGGGTGCCTCCGATTTCAATCTCCTGGCGGGCTTTGCCGGCAATTTGAGGCCTGACGGTGGATAGTTTACCTTCCTCCACTAAAACCAGTTGCGAATTGGCCTCGGCCCTGGAAACTATAAAATCCCAGTCTGTTACATAGTTTTGCACCATTTGGGTGTGTTTTACCTCGGTCTTGGCAAGGCTATCGACCCCCAGGCCTTTATCTTTATACTTCTCAAGGATGTTGCTTATAATATCCTTGTCATTTTTATTGGCATAGACGCTACTGACCCGGCTGTTAGTCATTTTAACTGCTTGATCGCTGAGGTCTACTTGCAGGATGTTGCCTTCATGGGCCGAACCTGAGCCTTCGATACTGAGACTGACCACTACCCCACTGAAAATTTTGGTCTCAGACTTCATGTTCCTCTCTTCTTTGATCAGGATCTCTATCTCTTTCCCAATGTCAAAGTATCCGTTATCGAGATGCTTGTACTTCTGAGTTGCGGGGTTACCCACTATTACTTTGAGCTCCGCTTTGGGAATCTTATTGAACTCATGTTCGGTACTCACTGACATGATCCGGAGCCCTGGTATTTCCCGCTTGTTCTGGTCTTTTATGATTATAGTATCTGCCATGCTTATTTTTCAATGGGTGGAAAGTAGATCTCCTGGCCTGCTTTCAGGTTTCTGAAGTCATCGAGATTATTGGCTTTGGCCACATAGAGGTAGTATTGGGGTGAGCCATAAATTTCTTCGCACATGAGTGGCAGTTGATCGTGGGCTTTTACTACTCTCACATGGGTCAGGTCCGGAGAGTTTTTGCCTTCTATGACGGTCTGGATCTCTTCTTTGCGATCGTAGAAGAGGTCTACGTCAATCTCAGCTCTCAGGGGTGATCCGCTCTTACTGAACAGGGTGTAGTTGATCTGGGCAGAACTTAGGCGGCAGGGAAATATGAAGGCTCCCCAGCTAAATACCAGATATCTTGTCTCGTGGATATCTCCACTGTACCCCATATGCTTGCGCAGGAAATCTATGTCTTCATTAACTATGTTGGAATCTTCCTTTGTCAGGGCTGCGGCTGCAGCAAAGCTGTATTCATCGTCTACACCGGAACCATCGATGATCATTTTAAAACGTACGGTCTCGGGACTGATGGACTTGAAGGCTGCTGATGCGGCCGTATTTCCTATCCCCACGGACATATCGTGATTGTTGTTGATGCTGACAGTGTATGATTCGGGGTTGAACATAAACTCGTACTCTGCAAAATTCCCCGACCTGTCGGATGTCTCGTAGGCCCTGAGGCAGGCCTTCTCAAGTTTTGAACTAAAAAATCCCATTATCTACGTTTCTTCTTTTCCAATACTTTTAACACTTCTTTGACTGTTTCGCGCACCAGGGCTTGCTTTTGGTAGGCGGTATTCGCGCCTGAACTGTTCCGCTTTTCTTCTTCGGTCAGTACAGCCCTTATCACGATCTCTTTTATCTCTACTGCCATGTTTATAGGGTTATCGCCTGATACCTGGTGTAAGCGAGCTCCATGGAATCGATCACTACTTTGCCGTCCTGGGCATCTAGATCTGCAATGGACCATTTTACGGGATAGGCTTTCTCAAAGACCCATGCCCCAAGGGGAATGCCGGTACCGTTCATCAGGGTGACTATGACTTGCGAGGGTACAAACTGAAACCTGGAGAAGGTGTTTAGAAATTCTCCTCTTAATGGTGACAGCAGCGTGTAGCCTCTTTCTAAAATGAGGTTGCCATAGCCTATGCGACCGGGTACTCTGTATGCATGCAGGTTCTGCCCTCCTTCATTGATGGTATCCAGCTGAACTTCAGAACTGAGCCCGCTTACCCGCTGAAAGAAAATATCTCCGAGGTAGGGCAATCTTCCTGCCCGGAGGAACAGGACTGAAAACCTGTGTGATAATGCGGGATCTAGTAATCCTTCCATAGTAAAATGGGTTAATGCTTATTTTAAAATTGTTTGTGCTTAAGCCTCTGAATGGGTTATCCTCAAATCGTGGGCAATCAAATTCAGGCTTTCAATGGCTACATCATTGGTGCCGGCACTAAATGCCGGGGCATCTAGTTTGAATGGCAATGCGCGGGAAACGTCCCAGCTTACAATAGCGTGGCCTCTCTCATCGCACAGCTCAATTCTGATATCCTTTTTTTCTTCTGACTTGAGCCACTCGTACAGGTAGGCGCGCTTTCTGGCTACTCCTCTCCGAAGGGTAACGTTGATGGGTTTGCGCTGTGCCCGTACCAGGTGGTCTCCTGTAAGCCAGCTGAGTCCATGCCTGTAGAGTACATGGTTGTAATCTATCTCCAATCCCGATACTTCCGAGAAGGACATTACTTCACTTCCATCGATAATTACCTGGTAGTTATATACCGGTAAAGGGTAGCTTCCTGCGATTTTCTCTTTATCCGTTGCCATTGATATTTAATTATGGTATAGCCATTGTAAAGCCTGAATTTGAAATAGGATCGAGCTGAAAAACTGTGGAGCAAATGGATCAGAAAATAAAATCTGCAACGTGAAGCTTACCAATGAAAACCAGTAAACTGTGTCCGGTGCTATTTTATACCAGTTTGCCAACTGCTTTTGCCGGTTGCCTTTAACAATTGTCTGTCATACACCGAGACGAAAAGTCAGTGTTTCCGCAGAAATTCGGCTTGATCCCTGAAATACACCCTAGGCTTCTGCCATGGTCACTCTCGAGGCCATCAGCTCCAGAGATTCGATGGCCACTTCGTTGGAGCTTGCATCGAAAGATGGCGCAGAAAGTTTGGTTGGAAATGCATCGATCACTGTCCAGCTCACTACGGTGGTTCCGGTTTCATCGAGCAGGTGAACTACGATATCTCTTTTGTCCACGCGATTGAGTCCGATATCATTGATCCAGCTGTAAAATGCTTCGATGCTTTTCCCTTTCACAAATCCCTTTTTCAGGGAAATGTTCACGGGCTGTATCTGCCCTGGCATATACATGATGTTGGGTCCGCTTTTGCTGCCATCAGTAAAGCTTTCTTTATAGGTGATGGTATCGAAGGCCAGTTCCAGGCCTGAAACTTCTGAAAAGCTGATCGACTTACCGTTGATGTCTACCCTGTAGTTATAAATCGGCAAAGGGTAGTCTGTTCTTATTTGATCTTTGGTTAAGGCCATTTTTTATGTATTAATTTTGTTATCAATTTTTATGATTTGAAGAGGCTATAATTAGTTAGCCTCTTGCAGTTTATGAGAGAATCTAAGCACGACAAATTCTGCTGGTCGTACGGCCGCGATACCTATCTCTACAATCATGCGTCCTTCCAGAATATCCTGCTGTGTCATGGTTTTGCCCAGTCCGATATTTACAAAGTAGGCTTGCTCGGGTACTGAGCCTGTAAGTGCGCCCTGCTGCCAGATGCCATAGAGGTAGCTATCGATCATGGCTTTTACTTTCAGCCAGGTGGCGGCATCATTGTTTTCAAAAACAGCAAAGTACGATGCCTTTTTAGTGGCTTCTTCTATGGTGTTGAATAGTCTGCGAACTGAGACATACCTCCACTCGTTGTCGTTTCCGGCCAGTGTGCGTGCGCCCCATATGAGTGTACCTTTTCCGGTAAAGCTGCGAATGGCATTGATAGACTTGCCTGCATTGGCGTCTACGTTTAGCTTCTCTTGGTCGGCCGAGGTGATTTTTGTTACGGGACCGATAACCGCATTCAGGCTTATGTTGGCAGGGGCTTTCCATACGCCTCTCGTTCTGTCGGTGGTAGAGTAGGCTCCGGCTACGGCTGCACTCGGTGGCAGTATAACCCTTTGCTTGGCCAGCTCGCTGACAATTTTACTATAAAGGGCTGATTTTGTACTCTTCACACTGGCAAGTGTAAATGAATCGGAAGATACCAGGGCAAGGTCGTTTACCGCACTGTTGGTGGTAACTACTGTACCTTCGTTATCCAGTGATTTGATATCGAAGTCTTCTTTAGCCGCAAAAGCTTCCCATGCCTTGATGACCTCGCTTACGGGTTTTCCATCCCCTACATTGGTGATGGTCAATAAGCCATCTGCAATGGTAAAATCGGGTGCACTGGCGGCTGTACCTTTGTTGATCTTGAATCTTGGCTGATCAGATGCCGGGCCTGAGTAGATCACTTTTATGGTTCCTGGTATTTCAAACTGTAGACTATCTACAGCCAATGCGCCTGAGATCTGCACCTCCGAATCTTTGTATATGTGGTTGAGGGAGGTTTGTAAATATGGGGTATAGGCGGC
This region of Fulvivirga ulvae genomic DNA includes:
- the vgrG gene encoding type VI secretion system tip protein VgrG, encoding MADTIIIKDQNKREIPGLRIMSVSTEHEFNKIPKAELKVIVGNPATQKYKHLDNGYFDIGKEIEILIKEERNMKSETKIFSGVVVSLSIEGSGSAHEGNILQVDLSDQAVKMTNSRVSSVYANKNDKDIISNILEKYKDKGLGVDSLAKTEVKHTQMVQNYVTDWDFIVSRAEANSQLVLVEEGKLSTVRPQIAGKARQEIEIGGTRPAHILDVNLQVNGSDQYTQVEARGWNGAKLQVTSPEKGTYELKTGNLDGEKVAQSFGSEGTSLFHPVPMGTEELQSWADSHMMKSRMSLLTGSVKLRGKDNKIKVGDTLEIKGVGKQNSGKNIVSRVIHECADSSSWTTEIYIGMGADWFSSSKNIVDTQAAGLLPGVNGLHVGIVQAFEEDKEKQYKVKVAIPAFGAEGTVWARLSSVYAGDKTGILFRPEKNDEVVVGFLNDDPRQVIILGAMHSSSRQVPMAVTKTNGQKGIFLKSGYRLLFDEDNEVVTLATSDENYITIDKKNKKITLADANENKIELAQSGISINTQGDLSINAKGKIKIEGEKIDLI
- a CDS encoding CIS tube protein — its product is MGFFSSKLEKACLRAYETSDRSGNFAEYEFMFNPESYTVSINNNHDMSVGIGNTAASAAFKSISPETVRFKMIIDGSGVDDEYSFAAAAALTKEDSNIVNEDIDFLRKHMGYSGDIHETRYLVFSWGAFIFPCRLSSAQINYTLFSKSGSPLRAEIDVDLFYDRKEEIQTVIEGKNSPDLTHVRVVKAHDQLPLMCEEIYGSPQYYLYVAKANNLDDFRNLKAGQEIYFPPIEK
- a CDS encoding DUF5908 family protein is translated as MAVEIKEIVIRAVLTEEEKRNSSGANTAYQKQALVRETVKEVLKVLEKKKRR
- a CDS encoding phage tail protein, translating into MEGLLDPALSHRFSVLFLRAGRLPYLGDIFFQRVSGLSSEVQLDTINEGGQNLHAYRVPGRIGYGNLILERGYTLLSPLRGEFLNTFSRFQFVPSQVIVTLMNGTGIPLGAWVFEKAYPVKWSIADLDAQDGKVVIDSMELAYTRYQAITL
- a CDS encoding phage tail protein, which produces MATDKEKIAGSYPLPVYNYQVIIDGSEVMSFSEVSGLEIDYNHVLYRHGLSWLTGDHLVRAQRKPINVTLRRGVARKRAYLYEWLKSEEKKDIRIELCDERGHAIVSWDVSRALPFKLDAPAFSAGTNDVAIESLNLIAHDLRITHSEA
- a CDS encoding phage tail protein; amino-acid sequence: MALTKDQIRTDYPLPIYNYRVDINGKSISFSEVSGLELAFDTITYKESFTDGSKSGPNIMYMPGQIQPVNISLKKGFVKGKSIEAFYSWINDIGLNRVDKRDIVVHLLDETGTTVVSWTVIDAFPTKLSAPSFDASSNEVAIESLELMASRVTMAEA
- a CDS encoding phage tail sheath family protein, with the protein product MSSFLTPDVYTEEVPTLPPSVADVSTAVPAFIGYTEKAVKEGKSVAGQAVRISTLLEYKEIFGEAQPTSFSVSVNADDSVKGINVAPPKSWLYYALDLYFKNGGGECYIISVGTYSDQVTKQAFLDGLETLSKEDEPTLIMLGEATQLASADYYEVCKAALSQCADLKDRFCVFDVRKDDAKGEEFRNGIGTNNLKYGAAYTPYLQTSLNHIYKDSEVQISGALAVDSLQFEIPGTIKVIYSGPASDQPRFKINKGTAASAPDFTIADGLLTITNVGDGKPVSEVIKAWEAFAAKEDFDIKSLDNEGTVVTTNSAVNDLALVSSDSFTLASVKSTKSALYSKIVSELAKQRVILPPSAAVAGAYSTTDRTRGVWKAPANISLNAVIGPVTKITSADQEKLNVDANAGKSINAIRSFTGKGTLIWGARTLAGNDNEWRYVSVRRLFNTIEEATKKASYFAVFENNDAATWLKVKAMIDSYLYGIWQQGALTGSVPEQAYFVNIGLGKTMTQQDILEGRMIVEIGIAAVRPAEFVVLRFSHKLQEAN